The nucleotide sequence ATAAAGATGGGTTTGTCATAATCATATTAAGATATATTAGGTCATCAACTAATTGAAAGGAGCAACAGCATATTCAATGGCCGGGATCCGTGATGTCGCAAAAAAAGCCAATGTCGCAGCAAGCACTGTTTCCAGAGCATTAAATAACAGTGGCTATGTGTCTCAAGCTGCACGAGAAAAAATAAAAAAAGCGGTTGAGGAATTAGATTATATTCCAGATACTTGGCTAAGAAATTTATATCAACAAAAGAGTGCTGTTGTTGGTGTCATTATTAATAGCCTTGAATACCCTTATTTTGCGACAGTGACACGTTTTATTGAAAATAAACTCGCTGAAAATGGCTATAGCATGATGTTATGTGCAACACAAAATAGCAAAGTACGTGAACGTATATTTTTTGATATGCTTAAACGCGGTCAGATCGACGGTATTATTGCAGAATATCTGTTATTGGATGATAGTGAATATCAGCATATTCAAAGACCGGTGGTAACGCTAGACCGTCATCTTCGTGATATTCCATTAGTGTGTTCCGATCACCATACTGGTGGTCGATTAGCAGCAGAACACCTTATTCAAAAAGGTTGCCAAAAAATCCTCTATATTGAAGATAATTCAAGTTATTTATCATCAACCCCTTCATATCAAAGCTGTTTAGCTTTTAAAGAAACGCTCATTCAGGCAGGTATTAAACCTATTCCTTGTAAAGTAAATTGGAAAGAAGAAGAGAAAGACTATTTTCACTCTTTTGCAACAAAAATACTTTCTTTGCATTCAGAGATCGATGCTATTTTTGCTGCTGATATTCCCGCCATGGCATTATTTAATGAAGCAACAAGACGAAATATTGCCATTCCAGAACAATTAAAAATAGTTGCTTACGATGGTAGTCCTTGGTTAAACCAAACACTGAGCCAATTAACCTGTATTGAGCAACCCTTTGAAAAACTGGCTGAAAAAAGCGTAGAAGTGATTAGTGCATTAATTGAGAATAAAACAATCACAGATAACATCTCTGTTATTCCAGTGAAGTTTATTCAAGGTGAAAGTAGTTAAAACATATATTATGAAGTCAATTATTCCTTTATTGCCTCTAAGTTATCGAGGCAATAAAAAACGTTATTGATTCAACTCTTGTAATAATTTGGTATTGAGATACAGTTTTTCACGACCAATACTCATTTCTTCCAATACTCCAATCTCAACCAATTGCTTGAGATATATTGATGCAGTTTGCCGTTTAGCTATACCCTGTTGAACAAGATTATCAATTCGACAATATGGCTGCGTAAAAAGGACATGGATTAGCTCATGAGTGTATATTTTAGGAAGGTTTTCACGTACATAATCTGTTGTTTCTTCCATTAGTTGACGTATAGATAATATTTTACTTGTTGTCCATTGAGATGTGTTTTCAATAGCCTCTAACATAAATAATATCCAAGATCCCCAATCACCTTCTTCTGTCACTTTACGTAAAAGCATGTAGTAATCATCACGCTTCTCCAAAATAAAACGAGATAAATAAAGAATGGGTAATGTAAGTAATCCGCTTTGAATTAAATACAAAATATTAAGTATTCGCCCTGTTCTACCGTTCCCGTCAGGGAATGGATGAATGCATTCAAACTGATAATGTGCAATAGCCATTTTTACTAATGGGTCTAAATCATCTTCATTGTGTATAAAACGCTCCCAATTTGACAGTAAATTACGAATAGATTCTTCACCCTCTGGTGGCGTATACACCACATGATTATTCTGATCACGTAATACGGTACCAGGAGTTTTTCTTATATCAGTTTGTATTGCGCGTAATTTGGTGCAGATTGCTATCGCCGTGTTGGTACAAAGTGGATAAGTTTCAAGATGAGTATAACCATCATAAAGGGCAGTACGATAACGAAGTGCTTCTTTAGTTGCAGGATCAGCACCGACTTGGTGATCAATATACTGAAAAAGCTGATCACTGGTTGTTACAATGTTTTCAATACGTGAAGAGTCTTTTGCTTCCAATATTGGAAGGATATTTATCAATAATTCCTGATCAGGAATTAATTCTCCTGCTGTTTTTAATTCAGCAATTGCTGAGCGCGCATTGATGCACGCTTTCAATATTTCACGTGTTTCAATGAGTTCCAGAGCTGGTGGTAATAATGGCAGATCGTTATAGAGTATTTTAGGAGGCCAGCTCATATGTTTATAAAACTCATTTATATCGACATATAGCTATAATATGTCGATACCATAAACATGTCTCGCTATTATGTTTATAAAAACGCATTTTATCGACATATCGCCATAATATGTCGATACCATAAAAAAACGCCAAAGAAAGTTACCCTTCTCTAGCGTTTTCTTTGATTATGTTTTACTTCAAAATTGAGTAAAAGCT is from Proteus columbae and encodes:
- the fic gene encoding protein adenylyltransferase Fic, which codes for MSWPPKILYNDLPLLPPALELIETREILKACINARSAIAELKTAGELIPDQELLINILPILEAKDSSRIENIVTTSDQLFQYIDHQVGADPATKEALRYRTALYDGYTHLETYPLCTNTAIAICTKLRAIQTDIRKTPGTVLRDQNNHVVYTPPEGEESIRNLLSNWERFIHNEDDLDPLVKMAIAHYQFECIHPFPDGNGRTGRILNILYLIQSGLLTLPILYLSRFILEKRDDYYMLLRKVTEEGDWGSWILFMLEAIENTSQWTTSKILSIRQLMEETTDYVRENLPKIYTHELIHVLFTQPYCRIDNLVQQGIAKRQTASIYLKQLVEIGVLEEMSIGREKLYLNTKLLQELNQ
- a CDS encoding LacI family DNA-binding transcriptional regulator; the protein is MAGIRDVAKKANVAASTVSRALNNSGYVSQAAREKIKKAVEELDYIPDTWLRNLYQQKSAVVGVIINSLEYPYFATVTRFIENKLAENGYSMMLCATQNSKVRERIFFDMLKRGQIDGIIAEYLLLDDSEYQHIQRPVVTLDRHLRDIPLVCSDHHTGGRLAAEHLIQKGCQKILYIEDNSSYLSSTPSYQSCLAFKETLIQAGIKPIPCKVNWKEEEKDYFHSFATKILSLHSEIDAIFAADIPAMALFNEATRRNIAIPEQLKIVAYDGSPWLNQTLSQLTCIEQPFEKLAEKSVEVISALIENKTITDNISVIPVKFIQGESS